In Treponema denticola, one genomic interval encodes:
- the hutH gene encoding histidine ammonia-lyase — translation MKVKPVTVTGSSLTIEDVVAVARHGAEVKLSADAKKRIKDSKKIVDDIVKSGKPTYGISTGFGELSTVTITKDQNGALQRNLILSHACGVGNPFPEDIVRAIMLLRLNTHASGFSGVTPAVPDILVDMLNKGVTPYVPEKGSLGASGDLANLAHIALVMIGEGKAYYEGKLMEGQAALAKAGLKPVVLSGKDGLGIINGTPVMSGIGALALHDAEQLLKTANMGASLVFEAFRGITAALDPRIHKSRPHKGQIDTAAFILKMLKGSSSINTRENDVQDPYTLRCVPQVHGASADAIAYVRKVLEVEINAVTDNPLVFPDNHDVISGGNFHGQPIAITMDFLGIAVSELANISERRIERLVNPQLNGGLPAFLIENGGVNSGFMIPQYTAASLVSENKVLAHPASVDSITSSGNKEDHVSMGTTAARKITEIVKNVRHVLAIEWLTAAQACDLRGIEKYGKGTDAMMKLIRKHISKVTEDRILYNDIMKALEIISNDENIEMIENAVK, via the coding sequence ATGAAAGTAAAACCAGTAACAGTAACCGGCAGCAGTTTAACAATAGAAGACGTTGTAGCTGTTGCCCGCCATGGAGCGGAAGTAAAACTATCCGCAGATGCAAAAAAAAGAATCAAGGATTCAAAAAAAATCGTTGATGACATCGTAAAAAGCGGAAAGCCTACCTACGGCATTTCGACCGGCTTTGGAGAATTATCCACCGTAACGATTACTAAGGATCAAAACGGAGCCTTGCAGAGGAACTTAATATTGAGCCATGCCTGCGGTGTCGGCAATCCCTTCCCGGAAGACATAGTTAGAGCCATAATGCTTTTAAGGCTTAACACTCATGCGAGCGGTTTTTCCGGAGTAACTCCTGCAGTCCCGGATATCCTTGTAGATATGTTAAATAAGGGAGTAACGCCCTATGTGCCCGAAAAAGGTTCTTTAGGAGCAAGCGGTGACTTGGCAAACCTAGCCCACATTGCTCTCGTAATGATAGGAGAGGGAAAGGCTTATTATGAAGGTAAGCTTATGGAAGGACAGGCGGCTCTTGCGAAAGCCGGCTTAAAGCCTGTCGTCCTTTCGGGAAAAGACGGTCTCGGTATAATTAACGGTACACCCGTAATGTCCGGTATCGGAGCCTTAGCCCTGCACGACGCAGAGCAGCTTTTAAAAACTGCAAACATGGGTGCTTCCTTGGTGTTTGAAGCCTTTAGGGGAATTACCGCAGCCCTCGACCCAAGAATCCATAAATCCCGTCCTCACAAGGGACAGATTGATACGGCTGCCTTTATTCTTAAAATGTTAAAGGGCAGTTCTTCTATCAACACAAGAGAAAATGATGTTCAAGACCCTTATACCCTCCGCTGTGTTCCGCAAGTTCATGGAGCAAGTGCCGATGCTATCGCCTATGTGCGCAAGGTTTTAGAGGTAGAAATCAATGCCGTAACCGATAATCCGCTAGTATTCCCGGACAATCATGATGTTATTTCAGGCGGAAACTTCCACGGTCAGCCCATTGCTATTACCATGGACTTCTTGGGGATTGCCGTCAGCGAGCTTGCAAACATAAGCGAGCGCCGAATCGAACGCCTTGTAAACCCGCAGCTAAACGGAGGCCTTCCCGCCTTCTTAATAGAAAACGGCGGAGTAAATTCAGGCTTTATGATTCCTCAATATACGGCAGCCTCCCTTGTTTCAGAAAACAAGGTATTGGCTCATCCTGCCAGCGTTGACTCCATTACCTCATCAGGAAACAAAGAAGACCACGTAAGTATGGGAACGACTGCTGCCCGAAAGATAACCGAAATCGTTAAAAACGTACGCCATGTTCTTGCTATTGAGTGGCTTACGGCTGCTCAAGCCTGCGATTTACGCGGTATCGAAAAATACGGCAAGGGAACCGACGCGATGATGAAGCTTATCCGAAAACACATCTCCAAGGTTACCGAAGACCGCATTCTTTATAACGACATTATGAAGGCTCTTGAGATTATTTCAAATGATGAAAATATTGAAATGATTGAAAATGCTGTTAAGTAG
- a CDS encoding glycogen-binding domain-containing protein — protein MKKTLILLIFISFFLLPSFPENTAESDVYKKLVESIVRIEPPKIKDGYIIFTATGKRHVGIVFSHEDYKKIHSFKKLIPGELSEEKETVFFHIFTIPEEFTEIKYRLVIDGLWSSDPLNKNTFFDFNHNMSVSRISVPYKKEYRTEVSNKNSVKFTYLGEPKKSVSLAGSFNNWDPFMYELTEVSPGRYELNLNLPSGTWIYAYFSGGTQLPDTTKKDYVYTIDGRVASVIRID, from the coding sequence ATGAAAAAAACACTGATCTTATTGATTTTTATCTCCTTTTTTTTACTGCCGTCCTTCCCGGAAAATACTGCAGAATCGGATGTTTATAAAAAGCTCGTAGAATCTATTGTAAGAATTGAACCTCCTAAGATTAAGGATGGATATATAATATTTACGGCAACAGGGAAGAGGCATGTAGGTATAGTCTTTTCTCATGAAGATTATAAAAAAATTCATTCCTTTAAAAAACTCATACCCGGAGAATTAAGTGAAGAGAAAGAAACCGTTTTTTTTCATATTTTTACAATACCTGAAGAATTTACCGAGATTAAATACAGGCTCGTAATAGACGGCCTTTGGTCATCAGATCCCTTAAACAAAAATACCTTCTTTGACTTTAATCACAACATGAGCGTATCCCGCATAAGCGTTCCCTATAAAAAAGAATATAGAACCGAAGTAAGCAATAAAAATTCGGTAAAATTTACTTATCTAGGTGAACCTAAAAAAAGCGTAAGCCTTGCAGGTTCTTTTAATAATTGGGATCCCTTTATGTATGAACTTACGGAAGTTTCTCCGGGCAGGTATGAATTAAATTTAAATTTACCCTCCGGAACATGGATTTATGCTTATTTTTCGGGAGGAACACAGCTTCCGGATACAACAAAGAAAGATTATGTATATACTATAGACGGACGAGTTGCCTCGGTTATCAGAATTGACTAA
- the lptB gene encoding LPS export ABC transporter ATP-binding protein, with the protein MFNTKSILKVEGLNKFFRKKHAVNNLSFSMEQGEIVGLLGPNGAGKTTSFYMIVGFYKPNSGDIYMDGIKITNLPMYKRAHAGISYLPQEASVFRKLTVEQNIYAILETRKDLSKEQKKEKLDFLLEEFGITENRKQQAYTLSGGERRRTEIARALAIEPKFLLLDEPFAGIDPIAVHDIKSIIRILANQGIGILITDHNVRDTLEITDRAYIIGNGEIVEQGSRDEILNSEIARKIYLGEEFKM; encoded by the coding sequence ATGTTCAATACAAAGAGTATTCTAAAGGTAGAAGGCTTAAATAAATTTTTTAGAAAAAAACATGCTGTGAATAATTTAAGCTTTTCGATGGAGCAAGGCGAGATCGTAGGTCTTTTAGGCCCTAACGGTGCAGGAAAAACTACATCTTTCTATATGATTGTCGGCTTTTACAAACCAAACTCAGGCGATATCTATATGGATGGAATAAAGATAACGAATCTGCCTATGTACAAAAGAGCCCATGCAGGCATTTCCTACCTGCCGCAAGAAGCTTCCGTCTTTAGGAAGCTTACGGTAGAACAAAATATATATGCTATATTAGAGACCCGCAAAGATCTTTCTAAGGAGCAAAAAAAAGAAAAACTGGATTTTCTTCTCGAAGAATTCGGTATAACTGAAAACCGTAAACAGCAAGCCTACACCCTTTCGGGCGGCGAAAGAAGAAGAACGGAAATCGCAAGGGCCCTGGCTATTGAGCCCAAATTTCTACTTTTAGATGAACCTTTTGCAGGAATCGATCCGATTGCCGTACATGATATAAAGAGTATAATAAGGATATTAGCAAATCAAGGCATAGGAATTCTAATCACTGATCACAATGTCAGGGACACTTTAGAGATAACCGATAGAGCCTACATAATAGGGAATGGAGAAATTGTAGAACAGGGCTCACGGGATGAAATTCTAAACTCTGAAATTGCCAGAAAGATCTATCTGGGTGAAGAATTCAAAATGTAA
- the mutS gene encoding DNA mismatch repair protein MutS has translation MIRQYLSIKAKYKDEILFFRLGDFYEMFFDEAVEVSRILNLTLTKRNDVPMCGIPYHAAKIYIARLLRAGKKIAICEQITEPVAGGLTDRKVVEVITPGTVAEDDFLEQGANNYLAAVYCSAKKTAGHRGEDYYAGFAYIDITTGNFFATSFPKSDFKEQFLKEIGRVNPKEILIQQSLQSEFPSLKQILSEYPAMMQNFYPDWSFNPEQAEKRLCTLFGTENLKGFLLDRDSAELPPAGLLIQYLEEMADRDISHISGIKTYVESDFVSLDDSTRKNLELLSNLRDNSTAYSLFESVNYTKTAMGTRLLRRRISYPLRSKREIDERLEKVQSLYRDERSAALIRDTLSSILDIERLAGRIAMKKTHGKDLLALKQSLKSVITISGLVKDKSLDFLHINDEENGLLNKIYELLENSINEECSTALNDGKLIKCGFSKKVDKIKNIKENAHDILEQYLNDERKKTGISNLKIKYNRMIGYFLEVSLGNISAVPDYFIRLRSLSNADRFTTETLKQIEDNINNSEERLIEAEQEVFEEICSGIEEHNRFLQKIAEEVAELDVNQSFARAAVLHAWTRPEIKKGSGILHIINGRHPVVENHLPSGEFVPNSILLSSGDLPEEGSAGSAETGSAEIGFDNIPSFAVITGPNMAGKSTFLRQTALICILAQIGSFVPAEKAVLSPVDKIFCRVGATDNLARGESTFLVEMIETAYILNSATKESLVIMDEVGRGTSMEDGLAIAQAVSEHLINIIKAKTLFATHYHELTGLEHEKIINLKLDVLEAEGKIVFLKKVVPGSAGNSYGIHVAGLAGIPRSVLTRAENLLYMRSQFKNPKFLGTDNQYAGMSEKKPSSNPQEKALSLFAEEELILNEILSTNPDEITPINALQLISSWKNKLSGKNS, from the coding sequence ATGATACGGCAATACCTTAGTATTAAGGCAAAATACAAGGATGAAATACTTTTTTTCAGGCTTGGAGACTTTTATGAAATGTTTTTTGATGAGGCTGTTGAAGTAAGCCGCATCTTAAATTTAACCCTGACAAAAAGAAATGATGTGCCGATGTGCGGAATCCCCTACCATGCGGCTAAAATTTATATAGCCCGTTTATTAAGAGCAGGGAAAAAGATAGCTATATGTGAGCAAATTACCGAGCCCGTTGCCGGCGGGCTGACCGACCGTAAAGTTGTTGAGGTCATCACTCCGGGGACTGTGGCTGAAGATGATTTTTTGGAACAAGGAGCAAATAATTATCTTGCTGCCGTATATTGTTCTGCCAAAAAAACGGCAGGACATAGGGGAGAGGACTACTATGCGGGTTTTGCCTATATTGATATTACAACGGGGAATTTTTTTGCAACATCCTTCCCTAAATCCGATTTTAAAGAGCAGTTTTTAAAAGAAATAGGACGGGTCAATCCTAAAGAAATTTTAATTCAGCAATCACTGCAAAGCGAATTTCCTTCCTTAAAACAGATCCTTTCCGAATATCCGGCTATGATGCAAAACTTTTATCCTGATTGGAGTTTTAATCCGGAACAGGCAGAAAAAAGACTTTGCACTCTATTCGGTACGGAGAATTTAAAAGGCTTTTTACTTGACAGAGATTCTGCCGAGCTTCCTCCGGCCGGTCTTTTAATTCAATATTTAGAGGAAATGGCAGACCGTGATATCTCGCATATTTCGGGTATAAAAACTTATGTTGAAAGCGATTTTGTTTCTTTAGATGACTCCACGAGGAAAAACCTTGAGCTTCTTTCAAATTTAAGGGATAACAGCACTGCCTACAGCCTTTTTGAATCGGTGAACTATACAAAAACCGCTATGGGAACGCGCCTTTTAAGAAGACGCATAAGCTATCCCCTTAGGTCAAAAAGAGAGATAGATGAAAGACTTGAAAAAGTACAAAGTCTGTATCGGGATGAAAGGTCTGCCGCCCTTATAAGGGATACCCTTTCTTCAATTCTTGACATAGAAAGACTTGCCGGCCGGATAGCAATGAAAAAGACCCACGGTAAAGATCTTCTTGCACTAAAACAAAGCCTAAAATCGGTTATCACAATATCGGGGCTTGTAAAAGATAAGAGCTTGGATTTTTTACACATTAATGATGAAGAAAACGGCTTATTAAATAAAATTTATGAGCTTTTGGAAAATTCTATAAATGAAGAATGTTCTACAGCTTTAAATGACGGAAAACTTATAAAGTGCGGGTTTTCAAAAAAAGTAGACAAGATAAAAAATATAAAAGAAAATGCTCACGATATTCTTGAACAATATTTAAACGATGAAAGAAAGAAAACAGGCATAAGCAATTTAAAAATAAAATACAATAGAATGATCGGCTATTTTTTGGAAGTCTCCTTAGGAAATATTTCGGCCGTTCCCGATTATTTTATCCGCTTGAGATCTCTTTCCAATGCCGACCGGTTTACAACGGAAACCTTAAAACAAATTGAAGACAACATAAACAACTCCGAAGAAAGACTTATCGAAGCTGAGCAGGAAGTCTTTGAAGAAATATGTTCCGGCATAGAAGAACATAATAGGTTTTTACAAAAAATTGCAGAAGAAGTTGCGGAGCTTGATGTAAACCAATCTTTTGCAAGAGCTGCCGTTTTACATGCTTGGACAAGACCCGAAATAAAAAAGGGTTCGGGAATTTTACATATTATAAACGGCCGCCATCCTGTTGTTGAAAACCATCTTCCGTCAGGAGAATTTGTGCCGAATTCTATTTTGCTTTCTTCAGGTGATTTACCGGAAGAAGGCTCAGCCGGCTCGGCCGAAACCGGCTCAGCCGAAATCGGCTTTGATAATATTCCGTCTTTTGCCGTAATTACAGGACCCAATATGGCAGGCAAAAGTACTTTTTTAAGGCAGACTGCCTTGATATGTATATTAGCCCAGATAGGATCCTTTGTTCCAGCTGAAAAAGCCGTATTAAGCCCTGTAGATAAAATTTTTTGCAGAGTAGGGGCTACCGACAATTTAGCTCGAGGCGAATCTACATTTTTGGTAGAGATGATTGAAACGGCCTATATTCTTAATTCCGCAACAAAGGAAAGTCTTGTCATAATGGATGAGGTTGGACGGGGAACTTCAATGGAGGACGGCCTTGCAATTGCTCAAGCTGTAAGCGAACATCTTATAAATATTATTAAAGCAAAAACATTATTTGCAACTCATTACCATGAACTTACCGGATTGGAACATGAAAAGATTATTAATCTAAAACTGGATGTGCTTGAAGCGGAAGGAAAAATAGTTTTTTTAAAAAAAGTTGTCCCGGGCTCTGCAGGAAACTCTTACGGTATTCATGTTGCAGGGCTTGCAGGTATTCCGCGAAGTGTTTTAACCCGTGCCGAAAACCTTTTATACATGCGCAGTCAATTTAAAAATCCTAAATTTTTAGGAACGGATAATCAATATGCCGGAATGTCTGAAAAAAAGCCGTCCTCAAATCCGCAGGAAAAAGCCTTATCCCTATTTGCAGAGGAAGAGCTCATCTTAAACGAAATTCTTTCGACAAACCCTGATGAAATCACCCCTATAAATGCTTTGCAGTTAATCTCTTCATGGAAAAATAAGCTTTCAGGAAAAAACTCTTGA
- the murA gene encoding UDP-N-acetylglucosamine 1-carboxyvinyltransferase, translating into MHEYIIQGGFPVKGTIKASGNKNAALPCIAAAILSEEPIILKNIPEIEDVFVMLQVFEALGGHYEKIEKNVFKLQIEKVKTSKIPDDLASKIRASILFAGPLLARTGKAVLPPPGGDVIGRRRLDTHFLALTELGARVETDQNFSFIAHKLKGEDIFLDEASVTATENAIMAASLAEGTTIITNAASEPHVQELCKMLNKMGAKISGLGSNILTIEGVEKLGGTEHRIGPDYMEIGSFIGLAAVTRGQLKITDVEPKDMRPLKVAFGKLGIGWSLEGSTLTVPDKQKMQVNCDLGGMIPKIDDAPWPGFPPDLTSIMTVIATQVEGTVLIHEKMFESRMFFVDKLIGMGARITLCDPHRAVISGPSSLQGSELVSPDVRAGMAMVIAACCARGESIIRNVYQIERGYEHLVERLKSIGVKIELKEK; encoded by the coding sequence ATGCATGAATATATTATACAAGGCGGATTCCCGGTAAAAGGGACCATAAAAGCAAGCGGAAATAAAAATGCGGCCCTCCCCTGCATAGCCGCTGCTATTCTCTCAGAAGAACCTATTATCCTAAAAAACATTCCTGAAATTGAAGATGTTTTTGTAATGCTTCAAGTCTTTGAAGCTTTGGGAGGCCATTACGAAAAGATAGAAAAGAATGTGTTTAAACTCCAAATAGAAAAAGTAAAAACAAGCAAGATACCAGATGACCTCGCTTCAAAGATAAGAGCCTCTATTTTATTTGCCGGACCTCTTTTAGCGAGAACCGGAAAAGCCGTTCTGCCTCCTCCCGGAGGAGATGTTATAGGCCGCCGCCGTCTGGATACCCATTTTTTAGCCTTAACGGAATTGGGTGCAAGAGTCGAAACGGATCAAAATTTTTCTTTTATTGCACACAAACTAAAAGGCGAAGATATATTTTTAGATGAGGCTTCCGTTACGGCAACGGAAAACGCTATAATGGCAGCAAGCCTTGCAGAAGGAACAACAATTATAACAAATGCGGCAAGCGAACCCCATGTTCAAGAGCTGTGTAAAATGCTAAATAAAATGGGTGCTAAGATCAGCGGACTAGGCTCTAATATCCTGACTATTGAAGGAGTTGAAAAATTAGGCGGAACAGAGCACAGAATAGGACCTGACTATATGGAAATAGGCTCCTTCATAGGTCTTGCAGCCGTTACCCGCGGGCAGCTAAAAATTACCGATGTAGAACCAAAAGATATGCGGCCCTTAAAGGTGGCTTTCGGCAAGTTGGGCATAGGCTGGTCTTTAGAAGGAAGCACCCTTACCGTCCCCGACAAGCAAAAGATGCAGGTAAACTGTGATTTGGGAGGCATGATTCCCAAAATAGATGATGCTCCATGGCCGGGTTTTCCTCCTGATTTAACCAGTATTATGACAGTCATCGCTACACAGGTGGAAGGCACCGTCTTAATCCACGAAAAAATGTTTGAATCTCGAATGTTTTTTGTAGATAAGCTAATAGGAATGGGAGCCCGCATTACTCTTTGTGATCCGCACAGGGCTGTTATTTCAGGCCCCAGCTCACTGCAAGGAAGCGAACTGGTTTCCCCTGATGTAAGGGCAGGAATGGCTATGGTAATAGCAGCTTGCTGTGCCAGAGGAGAAAGCATTATACGCAATGTATATCAAATAGAAAGAGGCTATGAACATCTGGTAGAGAGGCTAAAATCTATAGGTGTAAAAATAGAACTTAAGGAAAAATAA
- a CDS encoding LptA/OstA family protein yields the protein METKKYKHKIFFISCLFTFLFLIKIDAQSSKISFKADKVTASVAENKKSTNLIGNAEVKVDSLTISANSIEIFGTDYRYVNASGSVNGEDIEKGYSFSADLIKFDRKTDTVTMFGKVELKDSKNDVSINSENMEYKKKQEVMVMRFSVKIVNKDISCNSMFALYNRNESRLELTGRPVVKKGQDEFKAGKISVNLDTEDIILDGRVRGSVEQKKEEKQEEKDTAVQEAEPLTKEIKQE from the coding sequence ATGGAAACTAAAAAATACAAACATAAAATATTTTTTATATCATGTCTTTTTACTTTTCTCTTTTTAATAAAGATTGATGCACAAAGCTCAAAGATAAGTTTTAAGGCCGATAAGGTAACAGCCTCTGTAGCAGAAAATAAAAAATCTACCAACTTGATAGGAAATGCTGAAGTTAAGGTAGACAGCCTTACCATATCTGCTAACAGTATAGAAATTTTTGGAACAGACTACAGATATGTCAATGCAAGCGGTTCGGTTAATGGCGAAGATATTGAAAAAGGATATAGTTTTAGTGCAGATTTAATCAAATTCGACCGCAAAACCGATACCGTTACAATGTTCGGTAAAGTAGAGCTTAAAGATTCAAAAAATGATGTAAGCATAAACTCTGAAAATATGGAATATAAAAAAAAGCAGGAAGTCATGGTTATGCGCTTTAGCGTAAAAATAGTCAATAAAGATATAAGCTGTAACTCGATGTTTGCACTGTATAACCGCAATGAATCAAGATTGGAATTGACCGGCCGTCCGGTGGTAAAAAAAGGACAGGATGAATTTAAGGCCGGGAAAATATCGGTTAATCTGGACACTGAAGACATTATACTGGACGGAAGAGTTCGGGGCTCGGTAGAGCAAAAAAAAGAAGAAAAACAGGAAGAAAAAGATACGGCAGTACAAGAAGCGGAACCGCTTACTAAAGAAATTAAACAGGAGTAA
- a CDS encoding transposase, with the protein MSIRGCGKITAWTIRAYTEDMGRFASAKICSLCGLVPWVSDSNESIRHGKITKRGPQELRVSFVQLVMGIRRCKDTACWRLMQRYEYMKTHKGSGKSIIAAARKLAEIVWAMLSNKEDFDCEKMKGTYNRMNLAV; encoded by the coding sequence TTGAGTATACGAGGTTGTGGAAAGATAACGGCATGGACTATAAGAGCCTATACTGAGGATATGGGAAGGTTTGCAAGTGCAAAAATATGCAGCCTTTGCGGACTTGTTCCATGGGTGTCTGATTCTAATGAAAGTATTAGGCATGGAAAAATTACGAAGCGAGGCCCGCAGGAATTAAGAGTGAGCTTTGTACAATTGGTAATGGGTATAAGACGTTGCAAAGATACTGCCTGTTGGCGTTTAATGCAGCGTTATGAATATATGAAAACACATAAGGGCAGCGGAAAGTCAATCATAGCCGCTGCGAGGAAGTTGGCAGAGATTGTATGGGCAATGCTCAGCAATAAAGAAGATTTTGACTGTGAAAAGATGAAAGGAACATACAACCGTATGAATCTTGCAGTTTAA
- a CDS encoding OmpH family outer membrane protein, with the protein MNKKSFVIIFAMFLFSLGVYAQQITRFAVIDTGLIFDTFRRDAKAARDYQDKKEKFENQKKLIEADIIKLRQIKVNAEAEGKEAEVKKYEEKIKSKITLLMEYVKASNDELDMLRKNLINDDEFYSALYEAVRSVAESEGYTMVLSYEHNSGIIWYSPTVDITDKVIQELRK; encoded by the coding sequence ATGAATAAAAAAAGCTTTGTAATTATTTTTGCTATGTTCTTGTTTTCGCTCGGGGTATATGCGCAGCAAATTACCCGCTTTGCGGTAATAGATACCGGTCTTATCTTTGATACTTTTAGACGGGATGCGAAGGCAGCAAGAGATTATCAGGACAAAAAGGAAAAATTTGAAAATCAAAAAAAACTGATTGAAGCCGATATTATCAAGCTTAGGCAAATAAAGGTTAATGCAGAAGCTGAAGGAAAAGAGGCTGAAGTAAAAAAATATGAAGAAAAAATAAAGAGTAAAATAACTTTATTGATGGAATATGTAAAGGCTTCCAATGATGAATTGGATATGCTTAGAAAAAATCTTATCAATGATGATGAGTTTTATAGTGCCTTATATGAAGCTGTTAGATCTGTAGCTGAATCTGAGGGCTATACAATGGTTTTAAGCTATGAACATAATTCGGGTATTATTTGGTACAGCCCAACCGTCGATATAACGGATAAAGTTATTCAAGAACTTAGAAAGTAA
- the pth gene encoding aminoacyl-tRNA hydrolase, translated as MLELIVFLGNYGKKYENTRHNAAWVLCDELDISKNVLWQDKFKGQYAKVSSALTDGRAVHLLKPETYMNLSGESVVAASSFFRIKPENILIVHDELELKPGIISFKWSGGLGGHNGLRSIKTTLGTADFFRLRIGIGRPDFSAQGGDSTPDISGYVLSRFSQSELNVLKSQVPSVNPFFQKILQTEEPQSCIKEWAKVLPPQA; from the coding sequence ATGCTGGAATTAATTGTTTTTTTAGGAAACTACGGAAAAAAGTACGAAAACACAAGGCATAATGCCGCCTGGGTTTTATGTGATGAACTGGATATAAGTAAAAATGTTCTATGGCAAGATAAATTTAAGGGACAATATGCAAAAGTTTCTTCTGCCTTAACTGACGGAAGGGCAGTTCATCTATTAAAGCCGGAGACTTATATGAACCTTTCTGGAGAAAGCGTCGTTGCAGCATCTTCTTTTTTTAGGATAAAACCCGAAAATATCTTGATAGTACATGATGAGCTGGAGCTAAAACCCGGTATTATAAGCTTCAAATGGTCGGGAGGGCTTGGCGGCCATAACGGTTTAAGATCTATAAAAACAACCTTGGGTACAGCCGATTTTTTCAGGCTGAGGATAGGCATAGGCCGCCCCGATTTTTCTGCTCAAGGCGGAGATTCCACCCCCGATATTTCAGGTTATGTACTTTCGCGTTTTTCTCAATCGGAATTAAATGTTTTAAAGAGCCAAGTGCCATCGGTAAATCCTTTTTTCCAAAAGATACTGCAAACAGAAGAACCCCAATCCTGTATAAAGGAATGGGCAAAAGTCCTGCCTCCTCAAGCCTAA
- a CDS encoding endonuclease/exonuclease/phosphatase family protein, whose translation MLSRKLFIFVPLAVLAVLIFLTVLFFVFVTAAEYRPKPIENAEITKGAKKETLKTDEVFKMLSWNIGYCGLDAQNDFFYDGGKNVTARSKEAVLNNLERVKEILKKEDCSFNLIQEIDIKSKRSFYINQKKALSDFFTDYDSATALNYDAFIVPAPVLNPLGRVKSGVFTLSGCGIEKAYRHQLPGAFSWPLKTVNLKRCLLISEIKTDVLSKNLYIINLHLSAYDKAGVLRKQEMDYLKALALKLYNEGHWVIAGGDWNSLFPGVEKNSFMPYTTPEEYLEWIEYSPADFIGDGWRWGFDKSVPTVRLLEKPYVKGENYTTIIDGFICSPNVEITGVKTIDLNFEVSDHHPVIAEFKLLK comes from the coding sequence ATGCTTTCACGTAAATTATTTATTTTTGTTCCCTTGGCTGTTCTAGCAGTATTGATTTTTTTAACCGTTCTTTTTTTTGTGTTTGTTACCGCAGCCGAGTATCGTCCTAAGCCGATTGAAAATGCAGAGATAACAAAAGGAGCAAAAAAAGAAACTTTAAAAACCGATGAGGTCTTTAAAATGTTAAGCTGGAATATAGGCTATTGCGGCCTTGATGCTCAAAACGATTTTTTTTATGACGGCGGAAAAAATGTTACAGCCCGAAGCAAGGAGGCTGTATTAAATAACCTTGAACGAGTAAAAGAAATTCTTAAAAAAGAAGATTGCAGTTTTAATCTTATCCAAGAAATCGACATAAAATCTAAACGCAGTTTTTATATAAATCAAAAAAAAGCCTTATCCGATTTTTTTACCGATTATGATTCGGCCACAGCCTTAAACTATGATGCCTTCATTGTTCCCGCCCCCGTTTTAAATCCTTTAGGAAGAGTAAAAAGCGGGGTCTTTACTTTAAGCGGATGCGGAATAGAAAAAGCGTATAGACATCAGCTTCCGGGAGCATTTTCATGGCCCTTAAAAACCGTCAACTTAAAACGCTGCCTTCTGATTTCTGAAATCAAAACCGATGTTCTGAGTAAAAATCTTTACATAATAAACCTACATCTTTCGGCTTATGATAAGGCAGGAGTGCTGAGAAAGCAGGAGATGGACTATCTAAAGGCCCTTGCTTTAAAATTATATAATGAAGGGCACTGGGTAATTGCCGGAGGAGATTGGAATTCTCTTTTTCCGGGTGTAGAAAAAAACAGCTTTATGCCTTATACTACACCTGAGGAATACCTTGAATGGATAGAATACTCTCCTGCCGATTTTATCGGCGACGGATGGAGATGGGGTTTTGATAAATCGGTGCCGACTGTACGGCTCTTGGAAAAGCCCTATGTTAAAGGAGAAAATTACACCACAATAATAGATGGGTTTATATGTTCTCCCAATGTTGAAATTACCGGAGTAAAAACTATTGATTTAAATTTTGAAGTTTCGGATCATCATCCTGTAATTGCAGAATTTAAACTTTTAAAATGA